A genomic segment from Streptomyces sp. NBC_00654 encodes:
- a CDS encoding FG-GAP-like repeat-containing protein, whose translation MLLAAAIGSAGALVPVTATASPGVAPRAALAADDPVDDGSVSEEDRALEKAKSTGSPAELMSARTEVSDTWAQPDGSFSVKRYGSPIRLFRDGAWVATDPSLTFAADGTVVPRASTVSVAFSGGGTGPLLSGVKDGRTLTLSWPTELPTPVLTENVATYSEVLPGVDLQLKAEVEGFSQLFVVKTAEAARNPELATLTYKMKTVGLTVSADAESGSLAAVDPAGQTVFTSPTPLMWDSRTDSSTPAARSATVAGEGSAAGDIFEPPPGAADAQMPTTVSGDSIEIKPDQALLTGSATTYPVYIDPSWAWGKKENWTRVYKKYPKSSFWNANEVARVGYENETNGLSRSFFQVDTDSIKGAEVKSSTFRIKNVWSWSCQDRPVEIWQTKAISKKTTWNNQPAKVGTSPLKTVNESKGWSKDCAAGNLEFDVTAKAREAAAGKWSSLTLGLYAENESDTFGWKKFDAKTAVLETEYNNPPNAPSGLGTNPKTSCSAGGLIGNTQVSLFATIDDPDAGNLSAQFQVFRSGSSTPVIDRSIGALKGRVATLPTTDALIPTGDYTWKVRAEDAQKATSGWSPTCKFSVDRTRPGTPPTISSLDGKFPSGENGWPSTTGKAREEGKFGFAPNGVTDVDHYVWWSSSAPELNDVLPGVPVTVRAPGYGAHFIYAYSVDKAGNQSDTATYIFYATRSAARDAPGDLNGDGSKDIWSVDSNGTLLTYSGRQNGEFSSATNGGQAFDDASITYRTDWGQDGYTDLVTLEYDPALKRKVLWTYTNNGLGIATTNYKEGKQPLTVKCPVVDEDSGCFGEPGWTGNDHWSDAGQVIAPGDINADGRPDLLVQQGKLLWAYFGGYTKRLSPPVLVGGDDWDKFTVLAPGDLNNDGLADLWLRNKATGDILRTYGSEGPNGILDPTAWGGTTARVKIAGGFPASTYPTLGTVGDLTGDGMADLWARKSDNTMTGWPGKVTGSEFSFGAAFPIDGAVGGIRIPAGTTLTGGQSYISRSAELTMKDDGDLEITSNAGKRLWSTKTAGNVGAMAVMQTKGNLVVYKADGTTVLWDSKTSGAEGYAVLQDRGNLVIHNAKGQSLWSSGTALRHDYNSDGRSDMADWYDHTDKSDTIHSFPTNSDGTFRNPLTGWNVPADSWAVSRMKRTTGDYNGDGIGDVAAVYGYDDGRVALWTWLGNTQGNFAAPFVSWQVPAGNWSFKRMTLSSGDFNSDGRDDVSVWYDYADGRDALWTFTADVRGGFNAPFSSWSSPSGNWTSSRDKQVTGDFNGDGRDDLAVFHGYSDGSNKIFTFLAAPTGGFTYPVGSWTSTSWGDWNRTTVHAGDFDGDGRDDIAAWYDYADGHDSIYTFPSSATGTFGSVAEAWTTPAGAMWRDHMSIVIGDYNGDGMDDFGALYGYDDGTIRAWTWSAQANRTFAKPVSSWEALTGYSFARSYAVERYGS comes from the coding sequence TTGCTTCTGGCCGCGGCCATCGGCTCAGCCGGAGCGCTCGTTCCGGTCACCGCCACGGCCTCGCCCGGCGTCGCACCGCGCGCCGCCCTCGCCGCTGACGACCCGGTCGACGACGGTTCCGTCAGCGAAGAGGACAGGGCTCTGGAGAAGGCCAAGTCGACCGGCAGCCCAGCCGAGTTGATGTCCGCGCGCACCGAGGTGTCCGATACCTGGGCACAGCCCGACGGCTCGTTCTCCGTCAAGCGATACGGATCACCGATCCGGCTCTTCCGGGACGGGGCCTGGGTGGCGACCGACCCCAGCCTGACGTTCGCCGCCGACGGCACCGTGGTACCGAGAGCGTCGACGGTCAGTGTCGCGTTCTCCGGCGGTGGCACCGGCCCCCTGCTGTCCGGGGTCAAGGACGGCCGTACGCTCACGCTGTCCTGGCCGACCGAACTGCCCACGCCGGTGCTCACCGAGAACGTGGCCACGTACAGCGAGGTGCTGCCCGGGGTCGACCTCCAACTCAAGGCCGAGGTCGAGGGCTTTTCCCAGCTCTTCGTCGTCAAGACCGCCGAAGCGGCCAGAAATCCCGAACTCGCCACTCTTACCTACAAGATGAAGACGGTCGGTCTCACCGTGTCGGCGGACGCGGAGTCCGGCAGCCTCGCCGCCGTGGATCCCGCCGGGCAGACGGTGTTCACCAGCCCGACTCCCCTGATGTGGGACTCCCGTACGGATTCCTCGACGCCGGCAGCCAGGTCCGCCACCGTCGCCGGTGAGGGGTCGGCGGCCGGTGACATATTCGAGCCACCACCGGGCGCGGCCGATGCGCAGATGCCCACCACTGTCAGTGGCGACAGCATCGAGATCAAGCCCGACCAGGCGCTGCTGACGGGTTCCGCCACCACATACCCCGTCTATATCGACCCGTCCTGGGCCTGGGGCAAGAAGGAGAACTGGACCCGGGTCTACAAGAAATACCCCAAATCGTCCTTCTGGAACGCCAACGAAGTTGCCCGGGTCGGCTACGAGAACGAGACGAACGGGCTTTCCCGCTCCTTCTTCCAGGTCGACACCGACAGCATCAAGGGTGCCGAGGTCAAGTCGTCGACCTTCCGGATCAAGAACGTGTGGTCCTGGTCCTGCCAGGACAGGCCCGTCGAGATCTGGCAGACCAAGGCGATCTCGAAGAAGACGACCTGGAACAACCAGCCCGCGAAGGTGGGTACTTCGCCGCTGAAGACGGTGAACGAGTCCAAAGGCTGGAGCAAGGACTGCGCGGCGGGCAACCTTGAGTTCGATGTGACCGCCAAGGCGCGCGAAGCCGCGGCGGGCAAGTGGTCGAGTCTCACTCTCGGCCTCTACGCGGAGAACGAGAGCGACACGTTCGGCTGGAAGAAGTTCGACGCCAAGACCGCTGTCCTGGAGACCGAGTACAACAATCCGCCCAACGCTCCCTCCGGTCTCGGTACGAATCCGAAGACGTCCTGCTCCGCGGGCGGACTGATCGGCAACACCCAGGTGAGCCTGTTCGCCACGATCGACGATCCCGACGCCGGAAACCTGAGTGCGCAGTTCCAGGTCTTCAGGAGCGGCAGCAGCACGCCGGTCATCGACCGGTCGATCGGTGCTCTGAAGGGGCGAGTGGCGACTCTGCCGACCACCGACGCGCTGATACCCACCGGGGACTACACCTGGAAGGTCCGCGCCGAGGACGCCCAGAAGGCCACCTCGGGCTGGAGCCCCACATGCAAGTTCTCGGTGGACCGTACGCGTCCGGGCACACCGCCGACGATCTCGTCCCTGGACGGCAAGTTCCCGTCGGGTGAGAACGGGTGGCCGAGTACGACCGGCAAGGCCCGTGAGGAAGGAAAATTCGGCTTCGCACCCAATGGTGTGACGGACGTGGACCACTACGTCTGGTGGTCCAGTTCCGCTCCGGAGCTCAACGACGTGCTGCCCGGGGTCCCGGTCACCGTACGCGCACCCGGATACGGCGCCCACTTCATCTACGCGTACAGCGTCGACAAGGCGGGCAACCAGTCCGACACCGCGACATACATCTTCTACGCGACCCGTTCGGCAGCCCGTGACGCTCCCGGCGACCTCAACGGCGACGGCAGCAAGGACATCTGGAGCGTCGACTCCAACGGCACTCTGCTCACCTACTCGGGCCGGCAGAACGGCGAATTCTCCTCGGCGACCAACGGCGGGCAGGCCTTCGACGACGCGTCGATCACCTATCGCACGGACTGGGGTCAGGACGGATACACCGACCTGGTCACTCTTGAGTACGACCCGGCCCTCAAGAGGAAGGTCCTCTGGACGTACACGAACAACGGTCTCGGCATCGCGACCACCAACTACAAGGAGGGCAAGCAGCCTCTCACCGTCAAATGCCCCGTCGTCGACGAGGACTCCGGCTGCTTCGGCGAGCCCGGCTGGACCGGTAACGACCACTGGAGCGATGCAGGCCAGGTCATCGCACCCGGTGACATCAACGCGGACGGCAGACCCGATCTGCTGGTGCAGCAGGGCAAGCTCCTGTGGGCCTACTTCGGCGGCTACACCAAACGGCTCAGCCCTCCTGTGCTGGTGGGAGGCGACGACTGGGACAAGTTCACCGTCCTGGCGCCGGGCGACCTGAACAACGACGGGCTTGCCGACCTGTGGCTCCGGAACAAGGCCACGGGAGACATCCTGCGGACCTACGGCAGCGAGGGACCCAACGGGATTCTCGACCCGACCGCCTGGGGAGGCACTACGGCTCGGGTGAAGATCGCCGGCGGATTCCCCGCGAGTACCTACCCGACTCTCGGCACGGTCGGTGACCTCACCGGGGACGGCATGGCCGATCTCTGGGCCCGCAAGTCCGACAACACCATGACCGGCTGGCCCGGGAAGGTGACCGGATCCGAGTTCTCCTTCGGAGCCGCGTTCCCGATCGACGGCGCCGTCGGCGGCATCCGCATCCCGGCCGGCACCACGCTCACGGGCGGGCAGTCCTACATCTCGCGGTCGGCCGAACTAACCATGAAGGACGACGGCGACCTGGAGATCACCTCCAACGCCGGCAAACGTCTGTGGTCGACGAAGACCGCCGGCAACGTCGGCGCGATGGCGGTCATGCAGACCAAGGGCAACCTGGTGGTCTACAAGGCGGACGGCACCACCGTCCTGTGGGACTCGAAGACCAGTGGTGCGGAAGGGTATGCGGTCCTGCAGGACCGCGGAAACCTCGTCATCCACAACGCCAAGGGCCAGTCGCTCTGGAGCAGCGGCACCGCCCTCAGGCACGACTACAACAGCGACGGCCGCAGTGACATGGCCGACTGGTACGACCACACCGACAAGTCGGACACCATCCACAGTTTCCCGACCAACTCCGACGGTACGTTCAGGAACCCGCTCACCGGGTGGAACGTGCCCGCGGATTCGTGGGCGGTCAGTCGGATGAAGCGCACCACCGGTGACTACAACGGCGACGGAATCGGCGATGTCGCCGCTGTCTACGGCTACGACGACGGCCGGGTCGCCCTGTGGACCTGGCTCGGCAACACGCAGGGGAACTTCGCTGCCCCGTTCGTGTCGTGGCAGGTTCCGGCCGGCAACTGGAGCTTCAAGCGCATGACCCTGAGCAGCGGCGACTTCAACAGTGACGGCCGTGACGACGTCTCCGTCTGGTACGACTACGCGGACGGCCGCGACGCCCTGTGGACCTTCACCGCGGATGTCCGGGGTGGTTTCAACGCCCCGTTCAGCTCGTGGTCGAGCCCTTCCGGCAACTGGACGTCCTCCCGTGACAAGCAGGTGACGGGGGACTTCAACGGGGATGGTCGAGATGATCTGGCCGTCTTCCACGGATACTCCGACGGAAGCAACAAGATCTTCACCTTCCTCGCGGCACCGACCGGTGGGTTCACCTATCCCGTCGGCTCATGGACCAGCACGTCGTGGGGCGACTGGAACCGGACAACGGTCCATGCCGGGGACTTCGACGGTGACGGGCGCGACGACATCGCGGCCTGGTACGACTACGCCGACGGTCACGACAGCATCTACACCTTCCCCAGCAGTGCGACAGGCACTTTCGGTTCTGTGGCCGAAGCGTGGACGACGCCCGCCGGGGCGATGTGGCGCGACCACATGTCGATCGTCATCGGCGACTACAACGGCGACGGCATGGACGATTTCGGTGCCCTGTACGGGTACGACGACGGCACGATCAGGGCGTGGACCTGGTCGGCGCAGGCGAACCGTACGTTTGCCAAGCCGGTGAGCAGCTGGGAGGCGCTGACCGGTTACAGCTTCGCGCGCTCCTATGCCGTGGAGCGGTACGGCAGCTGA
- a CDS encoding N,N-dimethylformamidase beta subunit family domain-containing protein, with protein MAVAGYQLRGEAESLPQRPRASTGNNPVVSENRAVGSDEWAVGHGGTRGADDKAIQIQGYASKTSVSRGESIGFHISAHRAQECTIAVYRVGHYDGSGARHLMTSEPVRAKPRKRPEPDAGTGMIACDWPVTWTLEIPEDWLSGIFMAVFTSEDGFRSFTPFVVRDTDRRSDLLMVLPFTTYQAYNLWPFDGRTGKNLYKGYTAEGKIGGNDERAVRVSFDRPYVETGAPRWFNMDTSAARWAEAAGYDITYASSVDLHEGRIDPAKYTAVVFSGHDEYWSKEMRDCAEEAVDAGTHLAFLASNNIYFHIRLESAADGRDGRVVTCYKEASDPEPGTAGPTVRWRKLGKKHRKAEQGLLGVQYNGILKEPAPLVVRESGHWFWSGTGLRDGDKLPDLIGVEADGFDPSMPRPADSEQTLLAASPYVDSWGRGRSMQNTSLCENKQGTFVFVAGTFHWPLALHDPAYINPQVQRATRNLLTRMLEPRREK; from the coding sequence GTGGCCGTGGCCGGATATCAGCTGCGGGGCGAGGCCGAGTCCCTGCCACAGCGGCCCAGGGCGAGCACGGGGAACAACCCCGTGGTGAGCGAGAACCGCGCGGTCGGCTCGGACGAGTGGGCGGTCGGGCACGGGGGTACCCGGGGCGCCGACGACAAGGCCATCCAGATACAGGGCTACGCGTCGAAGACCTCGGTGAGCCGTGGTGAATCGATCGGCTTCCATATCTCGGCCCACCGTGCTCAGGAATGCACGATTGCGGTCTACCGCGTCGGACACTACGACGGTTCAGGTGCCCGGCATCTGATGACCAGCGAGCCGGTCCGTGCGAAGCCCCGGAAGAGACCGGAGCCGGATGCCGGGACCGGGATGATCGCCTGCGACTGGCCGGTGACCTGGACCCTGGAGATACCCGAGGACTGGCTGTCGGGGATATTCATGGCGGTCTTCACCTCGGAAGACGGATTCCGCAGCTTCACGCCGTTCGTCGTCCGGGACACCGACCGCCGGTCCGACCTCCTGATGGTCCTCCCCTTCACCACGTACCAGGCGTACAACCTCTGGCCGTTCGACGGCCGCACCGGGAAGAACCTGTACAAGGGCTACACCGCCGAGGGAAAGATCGGCGGGAACGACGAGCGCGCCGTCCGGGTCTCCTTCGACCGGCCCTATGTCGAGACCGGTGCACCCCGGTGGTTCAACATGGACACCAGTGCCGCGCGCTGGGCGGAGGCGGCCGGGTACGACATCACCTATGCCAGCAGCGTGGATCTGCACGAGGGACGCATCGATCCGGCGAAGTACACCGCGGTCGTCTTCTCGGGGCACGACGAGTACTGGTCCAAGGAGATGCGCGACTGCGCCGAGGAGGCGGTCGACGCCGGAACCCATCTCGCGTTCCTCGCCTCGAACAACATCTACTTCCACATCCGGCTCGAATCCGCGGCCGACGGCCGGGACGGCCGGGTGGTGACCTGCTACAAGGAAGCCTCCGACCCCGAGCCCGGCACCGCGGGGCCCACCGTGCGCTGGCGCAAGCTCGGCAAGAAGCATCGGAAGGCCGAGCAGGGTCTGCTGGGCGTGCAGTACAACGGCATTCTGAAGGAACCCGCACCCCTCGTGGTGCGCGAGAGCGGTCACTGGTTCTGGTCGGGCACCGGGCTGCGGGACGGTGACAAGCTCCCGGACCTCATCGGTGTCGAGGCGGACGGCTTCGACCCGTCGATGCCCCGGCCCGCGGACAGCGAGCAGACTCTGCTCGCCGCGTCCCCCTACGTGGACAGCTGGGGGCGCGGGCGCAGCATGCAGAACACCAGCCTGTGCGAAAACAAGCAGGGCACGTTCGTCTTCGTCGCCGGTACCTTCCACTGGCCGCTCGCCCTGCACGATCCGGCCTACATCAACCCTCAGGTCCAGCGGGCCACCCGTAATCTGCTGACCCGGATGCTGGAGCCCCGCCGCGAGAAGTGA